In Bradyrhizobium sp. 1(2017), one DNA window encodes the following:
- a CDS encoding CmcJ/NvfI family oxidoreductase, with protein MGLQETKIESLPYVTAELNYLAPTSAKPRTYAFDPPPGEPKSTSLPEPHHVPIFDARLIAQNFSLDREGFALVRHPTQVKDFYNDAEVRAVYYPAVEAFLRATLQADRVVIFDHTVRRRVEGAPDIRDGGPRQPATRVHVDQTAISGANRVREHLPEEAEELLKGRVQVINLWRPIRGPLRDSPLAMADGTTVAPDDLVASDLIYPNRRGETYSVKYNPNHRWFYFPEMTPDEALLLKCYDSATDGRTRFGPHTAFVDPTTPADAAPRESIEVRTLVFHRP; from the coding sequence ATGGGCCTGCAAGAAACAAAAATCGAGTCGCTTCCCTACGTTACCGCCGAACTCAACTATCTCGCACCGACATCAGCCAAGCCGCGCACCTATGCCTTCGATCCTCCGCCGGGCGAGCCGAAGAGCACGTCGCTGCCGGAGCCGCATCATGTTCCGATCTTTGATGCGCGGCTGATCGCGCAGAACTTCTCGCTCGACCGGGAAGGCTTTGCGCTGGTGCGTCATCCGACGCAGGTGAAAGACTTCTACAACGACGCGGAGGTGAGGGCGGTCTACTATCCCGCGGTCGAGGCGTTCCTGCGGGCGACGTTGCAGGCCGACCGCGTCGTCATCTTCGACCACACCGTGCGCAGGCGCGTCGAAGGTGCACCTGACATCCGCGATGGCGGCCCGCGTCAGCCGGCGACGCGCGTCCATGTCGACCAGACCGCAATCTCCGGGGCCAATCGCGTGCGCGAGCATCTGCCTGAGGAAGCCGAAGAGCTGCTCAAAGGCCGGGTGCAGGTGATCAATTTGTGGCGGCCGATCCGCGGTCCCTTGCGCGATTCGCCGCTGGCGATGGCGGACGGCACGACGGTTGCGCCGGACGATCTCGTCGCCTCCGACCTGATCTATCCCAACCGGCGCGGAGAGACCTACTCGGTGAAATACAATCCGAATCACCGCTGGTTCTATTTCCCCGAGATGACGCCCGACGAGGCGCTGCTGCTCAAATGCTATGATTCCGCAACCGACGGCCGCACCCGCTTCGGGCCGCACACGGCGTTCGTCGATCCGACCACGCCGGCCGATGCCGCGCCGCGCGAAAGCATCGAGGTGCGCACGCTGGTGTTCCACAGGCCGTAG
- a CDS encoding ABC transporter substrate-binding protein, with protein MIRLMLAGALLFASFELAAAQTTLRVGDQKGNAQAVMEAAGVLKDVPYRIEWKEFPAAAPLLEALSAGAIETGLVGDAPFTFAAASGAPVKAIAAIRQTREGLAILVPETSPIKSFADLRAKKIATGRGSIGHQLILAALEKNGWSASDVQIAFLAPSDAKIAYTQGSVDAWSTWEPYVSQEEVLFRSRRIITSEGLTPGLSFQVARPDAIRDKRAELTDFIRRLTAARAWSLNNIDSYAATWGRLMNIPTAVPQNWLSRARIRIAPIDDGVVADEQGTIDLYFRWGLIKQKLNAADIVDRSFTDAIAKAGL; from the coding sequence ATGATCCGCCTCATGCTGGCCGGCGCGCTGCTGTTCGCCTCGTTCGAGCTGGCGGCGGCGCAAACCACCTTGCGCGTCGGCGACCAGAAGGGCAATGCGCAGGCCGTGATGGAAGCGGCCGGCGTGCTCAAGGACGTGCCCTACAGGATCGAGTGGAAGGAGTTTCCGGCGGCAGCCCCCTTGCTGGAGGCGCTCAGTGCCGGCGCGATCGAAACCGGTCTGGTCGGAGACGCGCCCTTCACCTTCGCCGCCGCCTCGGGCGCGCCGGTGAAGGCGATCGCCGCCATCCGGCAGACCCGCGAGGGGCTCGCGATCCTCGTGCCGGAGACTTCGCCGATCAAGAGCTTCGCCGATCTGCGCGCCAAGAAGATCGCAACCGGCCGCGGCTCGATCGGCCATCAGCTGATCCTCGCCGCGCTGGAGAAGAACGGCTGGAGTGCGAGCGACGTGCAGATCGCGTTCCTGGCGCCCTCGGATGCCAAGATCGCCTACACGCAGGGCTCGGTCGACGCGTGGTCGACCTGGGAGCCTTATGTGAGCCAGGAGGAGGTGCTGTTCAGGTCGCGCCGCATCATCACCTCGGAAGGCCTGACGCCGGGGCTGAGCTTCCAGGTCGCACGGCCCGACGCCATCCGCGACAAGCGCGCGGAGCTGACGGACTTCATCCGCCGCCTCACCGCGGCGCGGGCGTGGTCGCTGAACAATATCGACAGCTATGCCGCGACCTGGGGCAGGCTGATGAACATCCCGACCGCCGTGCCGCAGAACTGGCTGTCGCGCGCAAGGATCCGCATCGCGCCGATCGACGACGGCGTGGTCGCTGACGAGCAGGGCACCATCGACCTCTATTTCCGCTGGGGACTGATCAAGCAGAAGCTCAATGCCGCCGACATCGTCGATCGTTCGTTCACGGATGCGATTGCGAAGGCGGGGTTGTAG
- a CDS encoding LLM class flavin-dependent oxidoreductase codes for MSIEFIGFISNNNSSETVVREGPVLNPTHIETVAKAHENAGFDRALLAFHSTSPDALQVAQHVLNTTSRLNVLIAQRPGFTAPTLLARQFAALDQFSRGRVALHVITGGNATELRQDGNTLDDKDERYARTSEFLDVLKLEWTSDKPFTYKGRYYQVENAFSQVKPYRPEGIRVYFGGASDAAIDVAGKHADTFALWGESYAQVRDVTSRVHNAAVRQGRPTPRFSLSVRPIIAPTEKQAWQKAEEILARAVALQDKTGYRKPADGHATAGARRLLALADQGSRIDKRLWTEIAKLTGANSNTTALVGTPEQVAEVFGDYYDLGISHFLIRGFDPLIDAIEYGRELIPLTRELVAKRQALRGEAAE; via the coding sequence ATGTCGATCGAGTTCATCGGCTTCATCAGCAACAACAATTCGTCCGAGACCGTCGTCCGCGAAGGTCCGGTCCTCAACCCCACCCACATCGAGACGGTGGCGAAGGCGCACGAGAATGCCGGCTTCGATCGCGCGCTGCTGGCGTTTCATTCGACCTCGCCCGACGCCCTCCAGGTGGCCCAGCACGTGCTCAACACGACCTCCCGCCTCAACGTGCTGATCGCGCAGCGGCCCGGCTTCACCGCCCCGACGCTGCTGGCGCGGCAGTTCGCGGCGCTCGACCAGTTCTCGCGCGGCAGGGTCGCTCTGCATGTCATCACCGGCGGCAACGCCACCGAGCTCAGGCAGGACGGCAACACGCTCGACGACAAGGACGAACGTTACGCCCGCACCTCCGAATTCCTCGACGTCCTCAAGCTGGAATGGACCAGCGACAAGCCGTTCACTTACAAAGGCAGGTACTACCAGGTCGAGAACGCCTTCTCGCAGGTGAAGCCGTATCGCCCCGAGGGCATCCGCGTCTACTTCGGCGGCGCCTCGGATGCGGCGATCGACGTCGCCGGCAAGCACGCCGACACGTTTGCGCTGTGGGGCGAATCCTATGCGCAGGTACGCGACGTCACCTCGCGCGTCCACAACGCAGCGGTTCGCCAGGGGCGACCGACGCCGCGCTTCAGCCTGTCGGTGCGGCCGATCATCGCGCCGACCGAGAAGCAGGCCTGGCAGAAGGCGGAAGAGATTCTGGCGCGCGCCGTCGCGCTTCAGGACAAGACCGGCTATCGCAAGCCCGCCGACGGCCATGCCACGGCCGGTGCGCGGCGCCTGCTTGCACTCGCCGACCAGGGCAGCCGTATCGACAAGCGGCTCTGGACCGAGATCGCCAAGCTCACCGGCGCCAACAGCAACACCACCGCGCTCGTGGGCACGCCCGAACAGGTCGCCGAAGTCTTCGGCGACTATTACGACCTCGGCATCAGTCATTTCCTGATCCGCGGCTTCGATCCGCTGATCGACGCCATCGAATACGGCCGCGAGCTGATCCCGCTCACGCGTGAGCTGGTCGCAAAGCGCCAGGCCCTGCGCGGCGAGGCCGCGGAATGA
- a CDS encoding acyl-CoA dehydrogenase family protein — protein sequence MVTPAVRGRTSHSEPDYIARAKALATGFAARAAEHDRIGSFPFENFRELSEAGLLSLTVPAVHGGAGAGARYAARVVGIFGKADPSTALVLSMHYINHLVMARSPTWPPRLSRKLARESVEGLALVNALRVEPELGSPARGGLPATIARRTETGWRLSGHKIYSTGSPILKWYLVWARTDEPEPRVGQFLVPAGLPGTRIVETWDHHGLRASGSHDVIFDDVVIPLDAEVDVRKPADWRTLDVTQASVHTLFVAAIYDGVARAARDWLITFLKQRVPASLGAPLATLPRAQEIVGAIEARLAVNARLIYSFARDFDDGVELSGSESNVIKLTVTNNAVAAVEDALSLSGNHGLSRANPLERHYRDVLCGRVHTPQDDSTRIGFGRAALGL from the coding sequence ATGGTGACTCCCGCGGTGAGAGGGCGAACATCCCATAGCGAGCCCGATTACATCGCGCGCGCCAAGGCGCTGGCGACGGGCTTTGCCGCGCGTGCGGCCGAGCACGACCGCATCGGCAGCTTCCCGTTCGAGAATTTTCGCGAATTGTCCGAGGCGGGCCTGTTGTCGCTGACGGTGCCCGCCGTTCATGGCGGTGCCGGTGCCGGTGCACGATATGCTGCGCGCGTCGTCGGCATCTTCGGCAAGGCCGATCCGTCGACGGCGCTGGTGCTGTCGATGCACTACATCAATCATCTGGTGATGGCGCGCAGCCCGACATGGCCGCCGCGGCTGTCGCGCAAGCTTGCGCGCGAAAGCGTCGAGGGCCTCGCGCTGGTCAACGCGCTGCGGGTCGAGCCGGAGCTCGGCTCGCCCGCACGCGGCGGCCTGCCGGCGACAATCGCACGGCGCACCGAGACCGGCTGGCGCCTCTCCGGTCACAAGATCTATTCGACGGGATCGCCGATCCTGAAATGGTACCTGGTCTGGGCGCGGACGGACGAGCCCGAGCCGCGCGTCGGACAGTTCCTGGTGCCGGCCGGCCTGCCGGGCACGCGCATCGTCGAGACCTGGGACCATCACGGCCTGCGCGCCAGCGGCAGTCACGACGTGATCTTCGACGACGTCGTGATCCCCCTCGATGCCGAGGTCGACGTGCGCAAGCCGGCCGACTGGCGCACGCTCGACGTCACGCAGGCGAGCGTGCACACGCTCTTCGTCGCCGCGATCTATGACGGCGTCGCCCGCGCGGCGCGCGATTGGCTGATCACGTTCCTGAAGCAGCGTGTTCCCGCCAGCCTCGGTGCGCCGCTGGCAACCCTGCCGCGCGCGCAGGAGATCGTCGGTGCCATCGAGGCGCGGCTCGCGGTCAATGCGCGGCTGATCTATTCGTTTGCACGCGATTTCGATGACGGTGTCGAGCTCTCGGGAAGCGAGTCCAACGTCATCAAGCTCACCGTGACCAACAACGCCGTTGCCGCGGTGGAGGACGCGCTGTCGCTCTCCGGCAATCACGGCCTGTCCCGCGCCAATCCGCTGGAGCGGCACTATCGCGACGTGCTGTGCGGGCGCGTGCACACACCGCAGGACGATTCCACACGCATCGGCTTCGGCCGCGCCGCATTGGGCCTCTAG
- a CDS encoding ABC transporter ATP-binding protein: MVALAEAVTHPAAGAALDIEQVSHAFDIDGTELPVLSDVSISVEPGEFVALLGPSGCGKSTLLRLVAGLDKPKAGRLREDEQRIRSPHPSRVVVFQDPTLFPWRSVWDNVALGLEAQGILKSQRHRVDAALDLVGLASFRNAYPHQLSGGMAQRVALARALVNDPKILILDEPLGKLDSLTRITMQAELVSLWQRKGFTTLLVTHDAEEALVLANRVIVFSDRPARVKADIRVERPYPRHRGDPYLADLRRQILGLLGLDATW; encoded by the coding sequence ATGGTAGCCTTGGCCGAAGCGGTCACGCATCCCGCCGCCGGCGCCGCGCTCGACATCGAGCAGGTCAGCCACGCCTTCGACATCGACGGCACCGAGCTGCCGGTGCTCAGCGACGTCAGCATCTCGGTGGAGCCGGGTGAGTTCGTTGCGCTGCTCGGCCCCTCCGGTTGCGGCAAGTCGACCTTGTTGCGTCTGGTCGCCGGCCTCGACAAGCCCAAGGCCGGAAGGTTGCGCGAGGACGAGCAGCGCATCAGAAGCCCGCATCCCTCCCGCGTCGTCGTGTTCCAGGATCCGACCTTGTTTCCCTGGCGGTCGGTCTGGGACAACGTCGCCTTGGGCCTCGAGGCCCAGGGCATTCTGAAGAGCCAGCGTCACCGCGTCGACGCCGCGCTCGACCTGGTCGGGCTGGCGTCGTTCCGCAACGCCTATCCGCACCAGCTCTCCGGCGGCATGGCGCAGCGCGTCGCGTTGGCGCGGGCGCTGGTCAACGATCCCAAGATCCTGATCCTCGACGAGCCGCTCGGCAAGCTCGATTCGCTCACCCGCATCACCATGCAGGCGGAGCTCGTCTCGCTGTGGCAGCGCAAGGGCTTCACCACGCTGCTGGTGACGCACGACGCCGAGGAAGCCCTGGTGCTCGCCAACCGCGTCATCGTCTTCAGCGATCGCCCGGCCCGCGTGAAGGCCGACATCCGCGTCGAGCGGCCTTATCCGCGCCATCGCGGCGATCCGTATCTGGCCGATCTGCGCCGTCAGATTCTCGGCCTGCTGGGATTGGACGCGACATGGTGA